From a single Myotis daubentonii chromosome 5, mMyoDau2.1, whole genome shotgun sequence genomic region:
- the LOC132236168 gene encoding hepatitis A virus cellular receptor 1 homolog: MPSWVAFPSLILLWADAVVSVSYVTGVVGQSVTLPCIFSTAHEISPMCWGRRACPSFSCSNELIMTDGYHVTFEKDKRYRMNGIISTGNLSLTIQNAALSDTGTYCCRIEFKGLFNGYKKNIFLEIKPAPPKVTSVPTPPKVFTSAPTTPAPTLTLNHKTAPTNVTMGPTSPMVSSTKLAGGPQKFKTGYVLHTSSFG, encoded by the exons ATGCCTTCTTGGGTAGCCTTCCCCAGCCTCATACTACTTTGGGCAG ATGCTGTAGTTTCTGTGTCATATGTGACTGGAGTGGTGGGTCAGTCTGTCACGCTACCCTGTATCTTTTCAACAGCTCATGAAATCTCACCCATGTGCTGGGGTCGAAGGGCATGTCCTTCATTCAGTTGCTCAAATGAACTCATAATGACCGATGGCTACCATGTCACCTTTGAGAAGGACAAACGTTATAGGATGAATGGAATCATTTCCACAGGGAATTTGTCTTTAACCATACAGAATGCAGCCCTGTCTGACACTGGCACCTATTGTTGCCGTATTGAGTTCAAAGGGTTGTTTAATGgttataaaaagaatatatttttggaGATAAAGCCAG CTCCACCTAAGGTCACCAGTGTTCCAACACCACCTAAGGTCTTCACCTCTGCTCCTACAACTCCAGCACCAACACTAACACTGAACCACAAGACAG CTCCAACTAATGTGACCATGGGCCCAACATCACCTATGGTCTCTTCCACAAAGCTAGCAGGAGGGCCACAGAAATTCAAGACAG GCTACGTGCTTCACACCTCAAGTTTCGGATAG